One stretch of Tenacibaculum sp. MAR_2010_89 DNA includes these proteins:
- a CDS encoding sterol desaturase family protein: MSFSKIISLFQESNIMLYVGYFFLFNTSLIIIELFIDFLIKKERRWKDSFANISIFFLNQLIEKTIIGSIGVICLMPFHWITPLSISMNTYTWILAFLVADFTYYWMHRLEHEHRILWASHSVHHSSEDYNLTISMRLSIVEGMFEWIFLIPMILIGFSPFQAIIGLVLVAQFQTWIHTEYIGKLGWLDEFFNTPSVHRVHHGSNNKYLDKNYGGFLIIWDKIFGTFQREEEKVIYGLTKNIKTNNPIKINFIEYKNIWTDVKKCKTLSHKLRIIFGNLIWKPDYFYKKRAKN, from the coding sequence ATGAGTTTTTCTAAAATAATATCCTTGTTTCAAGAATCTAATATCATGCTATATGTAGGTTACTTTTTCTTATTTAATACAAGTTTAATAATCATTGAATTATTTATTGATTTTTTAATTAAAAAGGAAAGACGTTGGAAAGATTCATTTGCTAACATTTCTATTTTTTTCTTAAATCAACTAATTGAAAAAACAATTATAGGTTCTATTGGTGTAATATGTTTAATGCCATTTCATTGGATAACACCTTTATCAATATCTATGAATACTTATACATGGATATTAGCTTTTTTAGTCGCTGATTTTACCTATTATTGGATGCACCGATTAGAACACGAACATAGAATTTTATGGGCTAGTCATAGTGTACATCATTCTTCAGAAGATTATAACCTTACTATTTCAATGCGTTTAAGTATTGTAGAAGGCATGTTTGAATGGATTTTCTTAATTCCAATGATTTTAATCGGTTTTTCTCCTTTTCAAGCAATTATTGGATTAGTATTAGTTGCCCAATTTCAAACATGGATTCATACCGAATATATTGGTAAATTAGGCTGGTTAGATGAATTTTTTAATACTCCTTCTGTTCATCGTGTACATCATGGATCTAACAACAAATATTTAGATAAAAACTATGGTGGTTTTTTAATTATTTGGGATAAGATATTTGGTACATTTCAAAGAGAAGAAGAAAAGGTTATTTATGGATTAACAAAAAACATTAAAACTAATAACCCTATTAAAATAAACTTTATTGAATATAAAAATATATGGACCGATGTTAAAAAATGTAAAACATTAAGCCATAAACTGAGAATTATTTTTGGAAACCTAATATGGAAGCCTGATTATTTTTATAAAAAAAGAGCTAAAAATTAG
- a CDS encoding enoyl-CoA hydratase/isomerase family protein, whose translation MTTNRENGSLYTSVENKIATIEFGHPASNSFPSELLERLANKLDELSSNDEVAVVVLKSEGERAFCAGASFDELVAIDNLVDGKKFFSGFANVINAMRSCSKLIVGRVQGKTVGGGVGLAAACDYVLATEHAAIKLSEFTIGIGPFVIAPAVKRKVGVSGLAELTLDASSWKNAYWAKEKGLYARVFENIEELDKELEVFTEKLASYNPEALDEMKKALWIGTENWDSLLIQRAETSGKLVLSDFTKNALKKFKS comes from the coding sequence ATGACCACTAATAGAGAAAACGGAAGTTTATATACTAGCGTAGAAAATAAGATTGCAACAATTGAGTTTGGACATCCAGCAAGTAATTCTTTTCCTAGTGAATTATTAGAGCGACTAGCTAATAAATTAGATGAATTATCAAGTAATGATGAGGTAGCTGTAGTAGTGTTAAAATCGGAAGGAGAAAGAGCTTTTTGTGCAGGGGCTTCTTTTGATGAGTTAGTAGCAATTGATAATCTTGTAGATGGGAAAAAATTCTTTTCAGGCTTTGCAAATGTTATTAACGCAATGCGATCATGTTCTAAATTAATTGTTGGCCGTGTACAAGGAAAAACTGTAGGTGGAGGAGTAGGTTTAGCTGCTGCTTGTGATTATGTTTTAGCGACTGAACATGCAGCTATAAAATTATCAGAATTTACTATAGGTATTGGTCCATTTGTAATAGCACCCGCAGTAAAACGTAAAGTTGGAGTAAGTGGATTGGCCGAATTAACTTTAGATGCTAGTAGTTGGAAAAATGCATATTGGGCAAAAGAGAAAGGTTTATATGCACGTGTTTTTGAAAATATTGAAGAGTTAGACAAAGAACTTGAGGTGTTTACTGAAAAATTAGCCTCTTATAACCCAGAAGCTTTAGATGAAATGAAAAAAGCATTGTGGATTGGTACAGAAAACTGGGATAGTCTTTTAATTCAGAGGGCTGAAACCTCAGGTAAACTAGTGCTTTCTGATTTTACTAAAAATGCATTAAAAAAATTTAAGAGCTAA
- a CDS encoding glycoside hydrolase family 2 TIM barrel-domain containing protein, translated as MDKPNTTIVTPKISSPIILNSTLVKWLAIKDDLPEKPSAIEIKEKGIQYTSVSYKPTNWIDAIIPGTTLNTLVHNSEWIKQNIPSKILSEQPGSTTFFNPYFDTNLLHIPDVNDKGITFYTYWYYTEIKLPEINDASHFWLKFRGINYTADIFINGKQLNKEQLKGMFFRNDFDISTFPSEDGVTRIAVRIVPPNPVGIPTLSNNGGIQGVPNIGENVTMRYPIGWDWMATIPDRSTGLWDQVSIETTKSLVLKNPHITTTVLENGILTNNAKVNISVEVYNSTNKIQIGTLKYVLNEKIEKLSIKIPPSTEAKKVTFPEIIISNPKLWWPHGCDPSGTDKLPELYDLEIYIYLGENISSETLSDQKKVRVGIREFSIKNDFKVDAPTSPSKRKSRKFFVNGNPIFIRGGNWMGTDALFRMGADRYRNEVRMHKEMNINLIRVWGGGIAERPEFYEACDEFGILVMQEFWFSSEFIYNNSNLPETYRKTFTKCAVDTIKMLRNHASLLFWCAANESIPPQELLVELKTYIGAKGSLDTQRILIENSKAISGQVENDGPYGIYNPDRYFKWLPDGFTGSFNPEIGSLGVPPVESMRLVLDENSLGDKTIPKRNAKTSDVLPSWQHLKYSQYFINSPSGTPLNDQIYTYGTPKNIEDFCERAQLASYFHYKELWEGYLTYMWQRYTGLIIWKSQGPWTGLRAKLYDWFLESTGGYWGVKNACEAIHVQLNLINYPNSSTFDINIVNHTVNKIQSNSIEWNVYSCSEMIGTGNISMKSQLNKGIVAGSSTGLVYSLDLKTVLSKLKTDEKVYFLKLKMTTNKGITSENFYWLSTNGQFDELETYKNSIITCTANGIIAKKGSYKIQLTANNNGALVSFWNRLQVRKPVKKGMDIERVLPVFYDKNYFSMLGKSEENIEIEFEESTLTNSQKPELWLKGWNQTWQQIKVIWE; from the coding sequence ATGGACAAACCTAATACAACAATCGTAACTCCTAAAATTTCTTCACCTATCATTTTAAATTCAACTCTAGTAAAATGGTTGGCAATAAAAGATGACTTACCAGAAAAGCCGTCGGCAATAGAAATAAAAGAAAAAGGAATTCAATATACCTCAGTAAGTTATAAACCTACAAATTGGATTGATGCAATTATACCAGGAACTACCTTAAACACACTAGTTCATAATTCGGAATGGATTAAACAAAACATTCCTTCAAAAATATTAAGCGAACAGCCTGGTAGCACTACTTTTTTTAATCCGTATTTTGATACTAACTTATTACATATTCCAGATGTAAATGACAAGGGAATTACATTTTATACATATTGGTACTATACAGAAATAAAATTACCTGAAATTAATGATGCCTCACATTTTTGGTTAAAATTTAGAGGAATAAATTATACTGCAGATATATTTATCAATGGGAAACAACTAAATAAAGAACAGTTAAAAGGTATGTTTTTTAGAAATGATTTTGATATTTCTACATTTCCAAGTGAAGATGGTGTTACTAGAATAGCTGTTCGTATAGTACCACCTAACCCTGTTGGAATACCAACTTTATCAAATAATGGTGGTATTCAAGGGGTCCCAAATATTGGAGAGAATGTTACTATGCGTTACCCTATTGGTTGGGATTGGATGGCTACAATTCCTGATAGAAGTACAGGTTTGTGGGACCAGGTTTCAATAGAAACTACCAAATCATTGGTATTAAAAAACCCGCATATAACAACAACTGTTCTCGAAAATGGTATCTTAACAAACAATGCGAAAGTTAATATCTCTGTTGAAGTATACAATTCTACAAATAAAATACAAATAGGAACTCTCAAGTATGTTTTAAATGAAAAAATAGAAAAGTTATCTATTAAAATACCTCCATCAACTGAAGCTAAAAAAGTTACTTTTCCAGAAATAATAATTTCGAATCCGAAATTATGGTGGCCTCATGGTTGTGATCCTTCAGGAACCGACAAACTTCCTGAACTGTATGATTTAGAAATATACATCTACTTAGGAGAGAATATAAGTTCTGAAACCTTGTCTGATCAAAAAAAGGTCCGTGTCGGAATCAGAGAGTTTTCTATAAAGAATGATTTTAAAGTAGACGCCCCAACAAGTCCTTCAAAAAGAAAAAGTCGAAAGTTTTTTGTAAATGGAAATCCAATTTTTATTAGAGGAGGAAATTGGATGGGAACAGATGCATTGTTTCGAATGGGAGCAGACCGTTATCGTAATGAAGTTAGAATGCACAAAGAAATGAATATAAATTTGATTCGTGTTTGGGGAGGTGGAATTGCAGAGCGACCTGAATTTTATGAAGCTTGTGATGAATTTGGGATTTTAGTAATGCAAGAGTTTTGGTTTTCTAGTGAATTTATTTATAACAATAGTAACCTTCCAGAAACCTACAGAAAAACATTTACAAAATGCGCGGTAGACACTATAAAAATGTTACGAAATCATGCTAGCTTATTATTTTGGTGTGCAGCAAATGAATCTATACCACCACAAGAATTGTTAGTTGAGCTGAAAACTTATATTGGTGCTAAAGGATCTTTGGACACTCAAAGAATTCTTATTGAAAATTCTAAAGCTATCTCTGGACAAGTTGAAAATGATGGTCCTTATGGTATATATAACCCCGATAGATATTTCAAATGGCTACCAGATGGATTTACTGGGTCATTCAATCCTGAAATTGGTTCATTAGGAGTACCACCAGTAGAAAGTATGCGTTTGGTACTAGATGAAAATTCATTAGGTGATAAAACTATTCCTAAAAGAAATGCAAAAACATCAGATGTTTTACCTAGTTGGCAGCATTTAAAATACAGTCAATATTTTATTAATTCACCATCTGGTACACCTTTAAATGATCAAATCTATACTTATGGAACTCCAAAAAATATTGAAGATTTTTGTGAACGTGCTCAATTAGCAAGTTATTTTCATTACAAAGAATTGTGGGAAGGGTATTTGACATATATGTGGCAACGATATACAGGACTTATAATATGGAAATCTCAAGGGCCATGGACAGGTTTACGTGCAAAACTATACGATTGGTTTTTAGAATCAACAGGTGGTTATTGGGGTGTAAAAAATGCTTGTGAAGCTATACATGTACAATTAAACTTAATCAATTACCCAAATTCTTCTACTTTTGACATTAACATTGTAAACCATACTGTAAATAAAATTCAAAGTAACTCTATAGAATGGAACGTTTATAGTTGTTCTGAAATGATAGGAACTGGAAATATTTCTATGAAATCACAATTAAACAAAGGTATTGTTGCTGGGTCATCAACTGGTTTAGTATATTCTTTAGATCTTAAAACTGTTCTTTCTAAGCTAAAAACAGATGAAAAAGTATATTTCCTTAAATTAAAAATGACTACAAATAAAGGGATAACTTCAGAGAATTTTTATTGGTTGAGTACAAATGGTCAATTTGATGAATTAGAGACCTATAAAAACTCAATAATTACTTGTACAGCAAATGGTATTATAGCTAAAAAAGGAAGTTATAAAATTCAATTAACTGCCAATAATAATGGAGCTTTGGTTTCTTTTTGGAACCGATTGCAAGTAAGAAAACCAGTAAAAAAAGGTATGGATATAGAAAGAGTTTTACCAGTTTTTTATGATAAAAACTATTTTTCCATGCTAGGGAAATCAGAAGAAAATATTGAAATTGAGTTTGAAGAATCTACTTTAACTAACAGTCAAAAACCTGAGTTGTGGCTAAAAGGGTGGAACCAAACATGGCAACAAATAAAAGTTATTTGGGAATAA
- a CDS encoding MATE family efflux transporter, with protein MNQEITFKRINKLAIPALIAGVAEPLLSTTDLAIVGNIQQNATESIAAIGIVGAFLSMLIWVFGQTRSGISSIISQYLGANKLDEVKELPAQAILLVVSISFLILAISYPFTKEIFQFYNASGTILEYSTTYYKIRVFGFPFTLLVIAIFGIFRGLQNTYYPMLIAIVGTIVNVVLDIVLVYGIENYIPAMNIEGAAYASVFAQITMALMAIYLLLKKTSISLKFTLPFNKEIRRFIVMVANLFVRTIALNVALYFATSYATDYGKEYIAAYTIGLNIWLMGAFMIDGYSSAGNILSGKLVGAKAYKTLILLGRKLIIYGLIFGGGLALIGFVFYHFIGRIFTQEIVVLEQFYNTFWIILAMQPICAVAFIYDGMFKGLGETKYLRNILLLSTLLVFIPVLLIFDAMNYKLYAIWIAFYGWIIARSIPLIFVFRKKFFLLSRKEN; from the coding sequence ATGAATCAAGAAATTACATTTAAACGAATAAATAAATTAGCAATACCTGCATTAATTGCTGGAGTTGCTGAACCGTTATTGTCTACAACTGATTTAGCTATTGTTGGTAATATTCAACAAAATGCTACTGAAAGTATTGCAGCAATAGGAATTGTTGGGGCATTTTTATCTATGTTAATTTGGGTTTTTGGTCAAACACGAAGTGGCATATCATCAATAATTTCCCAATATCTTGGTGCTAACAAACTAGATGAAGTTAAAGAGTTACCAGCACAAGCAATTTTATTAGTGGTAAGTATTAGTTTTCTTATTTTGGCAATAAGCTATCCTTTTACCAAGGAAATATTTCAATTTTACAATGCCTCAGGAACTATTTTAGAATATTCAACAACCTATTATAAAATTAGAGTTTTTGGTTTTCCTTTTACATTATTAGTTATTGCCATATTTGGCATTTTTAGGGGATTACAAAATACGTATTACCCTATGCTTATTGCTATAGTTGGTACTATTGTTAATGTTGTTTTAGATATTGTATTAGTGTACGGTATAGAAAATTATATACCTGCCATGAATATTGAAGGAGCAGCTTATGCAAGTGTTTTTGCTCAAATAACAATGGCATTAATGGCTATATACTTATTGTTAAAAAAAACAAGTATTTCATTAAAATTCACGCTACCTTTTAATAAAGAAATCCGTCGATTTATAGTTATGGTAGCAAACTTATTTGTACGTACAATAGCTTTAAATGTAGCATTGTATTTTGCTACTTCTTATGCTACAGATTATGGAAAAGAATATATAGCAGCGTATACTATTGGTCTCAATATTTGGTTAATGGGAGCTTTTATGATCGATGGATACTCGAGTGCTGGGAATATTTTATCTGGAAAATTAGTAGGAGCTAAAGCATACAAAACATTAATTTTATTAGGAAGAAAATTAATTATTTATGGTCTAATTTTTGGAGGGGGATTAGCGTTAATAGGTTTTGTTTTTTATCATTTTATAGGAAGAATATTTACACAAGAAATAGTTGTTTTAGAACAATTTTATAATACTTTTTGGATTATTTTAGCAATGCAACCTATTTGTGCAGTTGCTTTTATTTATGATGGTATGTTTAAAGGCTTAGGAGAAACTAAGTATTTACGAAATATACTATTACTTTCTACATTATTAGTTTTTATACCAGTATTGTTAATTTTTGATGCTATGAACTATAAGCTATATGCTATTTGGATAGCATTTTATGGATGGATTATAGCACGTAGTATTCCATTAATTTTTGTGTTTAGAAAAAAGTTTTTCTTGTTATCAAGAAAAGAAAATTAA
- a CDS encoding type II secretion system protein GspG: MIDLIECISEIILDIQEFFFRKKRKKQRAYEKENSFPKKRMISPYERVFIIVGVMIVFITFFMLIPSSKGTTITTQKIKELKELLDNEKSILGTYPEKLEMVIRNNPLRANLTKDYWNNNFQYEFINRNKYVLSSSGKDGVFGTEDDIK; the protein is encoded by the coding sequence ATGATAGACTTGATAGAATGCATCTCTGAAATTATTTTAGATATTCAAGAGTTTTTCTTTAGAAAAAAAAGAAAAAAGCAACGTGCGTATGAAAAAGAGAATAGTTTTCCTAAAAAAAGAATGATTTCACCCTATGAAAGGGTCTTTATTATAGTAGGAGTTATGATTGTTTTTATAACTTTTTTTATGTTAATACCTTCATCAAAAGGAACCACAATAACTACTCAAAAAATAAAGGAACTTAAAGAATTATTAGATAATGAAAAATCTATTCTAGGTACCTATCCTGAAAAACTAGAAATGGTTATTAGAAACAATCCTTTAAGGGCTAACTTAACAAAAGACTATTGGAATAATAACTTTCAATATGAATTTATAAATAGAAATAAATATGTATTAAGTTCTTCTGGTAAAGATGGTGTTTTTGGAACTGAAGATGATATTAAATAG
- the mutS gene encoding DNA mismatch repair protein MutS, whose product MAKAKAKKVTPLMQQYNGIKSKYPDAMLLFRVGDFYETFGEDAVKASEVLGIILTKRGAGSESETALAGFPHHSLNTYLPKLVKSGLRVAICDQLEDPKMTKKIVKRGVTELVTPGVALNDDILQSKSNNFLASVHFGKKLIGVSFLDVSTGEFLIAQGNEEYVDKLLQNFEPSEVLVQKQYKQRFLELFTNRFHTFYIEDWVFQKDYGFETLTNHFKVNNLKGFGVDELEYGIVAGGAAMYYLSETQHNKLEHIQSISRIAEDNYVWMDRFTIRNLELHGGNSVNSVSLLNIIDKTISPMGGRLLKRWLALPLKELDAINQRHELVKFLIDTYEFLETVTYQLKQISDIERLISKVATGKVSPREVILLKNSLKAIIPIKTAAENSKNGSVKLIGKQLNDCKELIDKISITVFEEAPVNINKGNAIANGVSEELDELRNISNSGKEYLDEMLARETERTGITSLKIAFNNVFGYYIEVRNTHKDKVPEEWIRKQTLVNAERYITEELKEYEAKILGAEEKIQSLETEIFGKLVNYIIGFVQPVQHNAQLIAQIDCLLSFATLAIDNNYVRPIVDKSTDIEIKNGRHPVIEKQLPIGEEYIANDVVLNRNQQQVIMITGPNMSGKSAILRQTALIVLLAQMGSYVPAQNARIGLVDKIFTRVGASDNISMGESTFMVEMNETASILNNISERSLVLLDEIGRGTSTYDGISIAWAIAEYLHEHPSKAKTLFATHYHELNEMTTTFDRIKNFNVSVKELKDSIIFLRKLVSGGSNHSFGIHVAKLAGMPGTVIRRANKILKQLEENHAHKEVKDTLKDINNEEMQLSFFQLDDPLLEDLREEIVTTNIDTLTPIEALMKLNEIKRMLIKK is encoded by the coding sequence TTGGCAAAAGCAAAGGCAAAAAAGGTAACACCATTAATGCAACAGTATAATGGAATTAAATCTAAATATCCAGATGCAATGTTGTTATTTAGAGTGGGAGATTTTTATGAAACCTTTGGTGAAGATGCGGTAAAAGCATCTGAAGTTTTAGGCATTATATTAACTAAAAGAGGAGCCGGAAGCGAAAGTGAAACAGCCTTGGCTGGTTTTCCTCATCATTCATTAAATACATACTTACCTAAATTAGTAAAATCAGGTTTACGTGTTGCTATTTGTGATCAGTTAGAAGATCCAAAAATGACAAAAAAGATTGTAAAACGAGGTGTTACTGAATTAGTAACTCCTGGTGTTGCTTTAAATGATGATATTTTACAATCAAAATCGAATAATTTTTTAGCATCTGTTCATTTTGGAAAAAAACTAATAGGAGTTTCTTTTTTAGATGTTTCTACTGGAGAGTTTTTAATAGCGCAAGGAAATGAAGAATATGTTGACAAACTATTGCAAAATTTTGAACCAAGTGAAGTACTTGTTCAAAAACAGTATAAACAACGTTTTTTAGAATTATTTACAAATAGATTTCATACTTTTTATATAGAAGATTGGGTATTTCAGAAAGATTATGGTTTTGAAACGTTAACTAATCATTTTAAAGTAAATAATTTGAAAGGTTTTGGTGTTGATGAATTGGAATATGGTATTGTAGCTGGAGGAGCAGCTATGTATTATCTTTCAGAAACACAACATAATAAATTAGAACATATTCAATCTATAAGCAGAATTGCAGAAGATAATTATGTTTGGATGGATCGATTTACTATTAGAAATTTAGAATTACACGGTGGTAACTCAGTAAACTCTGTTTCGTTATTAAATATTATTGATAAAACGATTTCTCCTATGGGAGGAAGGCTGTTAAAGCGTTGGTTAGCTCTTCCTTTAAAAGAATTAGATGCTATTAATCAACGCCATGAATTAGTAAAGTTTTTAATTGATACATACGAGTTTTTAGAGACTGTTACTTACCAGTTAAAACAAATTTCAGATATAGAGCGTTTAATATCTAAAGTAGCTACAGGAAAAGTATCACCAAGAGAGGTTATTTTACTTAAAAACTCTTTAAAAGCAATAATTCCTATAAAAACAGCTGCTGAAAATAGTAAAAACGGATCGGTAAAATTAATAGGAAAACAGTTAAATGATTGTAAAGAACTTATTGATAAAATATCAATAACTGTTTTTGAAGAAGCTCCAGTAAATATTAATAAAGGAAACGCTATAGCCAATGGAGTTTCTGAAGAATTAGACGAGTTACGTAATATATCAAATTCGGGTAAAGAGTATTTAGATGAAATGCTTGCACGTGAAACGGAACGAACTGGAATTACGAGTTTAAAAATAGCTTTTAATAATGTTTTTGGCTATTATATTGAAGTTAGAAATACACATAAAGATAAAGTTCCAGAAGAGTGGATTCGTAAACAAACGTTAGTAAATGCTGAACGTTATATTACTGAAGAACTTAAAGAGTATGAAGCTAAAATATTAGGAGCTGAAGAAAAAATACAATCATTAGAAACAGAAATTTTTGGAAAACTTGTTAATTATATCATTGGTTTTGTTCAACCAGTGCAACATAATGCACAATTAATAGCTCAAATTGATTGTTTGTTATCATTTGCAACACTTGCAATTGATAATAATTATGTTCGTCCTATTGTTGATAAAAGTACAGATATTGAAATTAAAAATGGAAGGCACCCAGTTATTGAAAAGCAACTTCCAATAGGAGAAGAATATATTGCTAATGATGTTGTATTAAATAGAAATCAACAACAGGTAATTATGATTACAGGACCAAACATGTCTGGTAAATCAGCTATATTACGTCAAACTGCTTTGATTGTTTTACTTGCTCAAATGGGAAGTTATGTACCTGCCCAAAATGCACGTATAGGTTTGGTCGATAAAATATTTACTAGAGTAGGTGCTAGTGATAATATATCAATGGGAGAATCTACTTTTATGGTAGAAATGAATGAAACAGCTTCTATTTTGAATAATATTTCTGAAAGAAGTTTAGTATTGTTAGATGAAATTGGTAGAGGAACTTCTACCTATGATGGTATTTCAATTGCTTGGGCAATTGCTGAATATTTGCATGAACACCCCTCTAAAGCAAAAACATTATTTGCTACGCACTACCACGAACTTAATGAAATGACTACAACTTTTGATAGAATTAAAAACTTTAATGTATCTGTAAAAGAATTAAAAGATAGCATTATTTTTTTAAGAAAATTAGTATCTGGAGGTAGTAACCATAGTTTTGGAATTCATGTAGCAAAACTAGCAGGAATGCCTGGAACAGTTATTCGAAGAGCAAATAAAATTCTAAAACAGTTAGAAGAAAATCATGCACATAAAGAGGTAAAAGATACTTTGAAAGATATTAACAATGAAGAAATGCAATTAAGCTTTTTTCAGTTAGACGATCCTTTATTAGAAGATTTACGTGAAGAAATAGTAACTACAAATATTGATACCTTAACTCCTATTGAAGCATTAATGAAGTTAAATGAAATTAAACGAATGTTAATAAAGAAATAG
- a CDS encoding RNA methyltransferase, translating into MRKLKNNELGRISVEEFKQTSKTPILVVLDNIRSLNNVGSVFRTSDAFLIEKIYLCGITATPPNKEIHKTALGATESVAWEHIEDTIELVKRLKNENIKVLSIEQAENSTMLDTFTPEDNQKYAVVFGNEVKGVQQEVVSISDTCIEIPQLGTKHSLNISVSCGVVLWDLFTKTKKK; encoded by the coding sequence ATGAGAAAACTTAAAAACAACGAATTAGGTAGAATTAGTGTTGAAGAGTTTAAACAAACTTCAAAAACACCAATTCTAGTAGTTTTAGATAATATTAGAAGCTTAAACAATGTAGGCTCAGTTTTTAGAACTTCTGATGCTTTTTTAATTGAAAAAATTTATTTGTGTGGTATTACAGCTACACCTCCTAACAAAGAAATTCACAAAACCGCTTTAGGTGCTACTGAATCGGTAGCTTGGGAACATATAGAAGACACCATAGAGTTAGTTAAGCGTTTAAAAAATGAAAACATAAAGGTTTTAAGTATTGAACAAGCAGAAAATAGTACAATGTTAGATACTTTTACTCCTGAAGACAACCAAAAATATGCTGTTGTATTTGGAAATGAAGTTAAAGGAGTACAACAAGAAGTAGTTTCTATTTCTGATACCTGTATTGAAATACCTCAACTAGGAACCAAACACTCTTTAAATATATCTGTTAGTTGCGGTGTAGTTTTATGGGATTTATTTACTAAGACTAAAAAAAAGTAA
- a CDS encoding MFS transporter → MSKKDPYASLRIKEFNIFLLVRFALVFAWSMQFIIIEWQVYSLTKDPWSLGLIGAFEFLPAFFMALFAGHIVDQKEKRNLLALCIGLFSLISLGLYFLTDPNFVEGWSSNTVLYSIYALVFFGGFLRSFFGPTIFSLIALIVPKKLYPNAATWSSTTWQIASVLGPAFAGYSIHLLGVNLSLCIVFGLVLFSFFMVFFIKRKPIMNPKKGEPIRKSLGEGISFVFKTKAILGAITLDMISVLFGGAIALLPIFAQDILEVGAKGFGALRAAPAIGAFLTMLITAYIPISKNAGMKLLSAIFGFGLCIIVFGLSTSFYISLVALFFSGVTDGISMVIRQTILQLKTPDHMRGRVSSVNSMFVGSSNELGALESGLTAKLMGTVTAVVFGGTMTLITVVSTGILNPTLRKLDLTKDLEEHEKDES, encoded by the coding sequence ATGTCAAAGAAAGACCCCTATGCTTCGTTAAGAATTAAAGAGTTTAATATTTTTCTTTTAGTACGATTTGCATTAGTTTTTGCATGGTCCATGCAATTTATTATTATAGAATGGCAGGTTTATTCATTAACTAAAGATCCTTGGAGCTTAGGTTTAATAGGTGCTTTTGAGTTTTTACCAGCTTTTTTTATGGCTTTATTTGCTGGGCATATTGTTGATCAAAAAGAGAAGCGAAATTTATTAGCATTGTGTATAGGCTTGTTTTCTTTAATTAGTTTAGGGTTATACTTTTTAACAGACCCTAATTTTGTAGAAGGATGGAGTTCTAACACCGTTTTATATTCTATATACGCATTAGTTTTTTTTGGTGGTTTTTTACGTTCATTTTTTGGACCAACTATTTTTTCATTAATAGCTTTAATAGTTCCTAAAAAATTATATCCTAATGCAGCTACTTGGAGTAGTACAACATGGCAAATAGCAAGTGTTTTAGGACCAGCTTTTGCAGGGTATTCTATTCACCTTTTAGGTGTAAACCTTTCATTATGTATTGTATTCGGATTGGTGTTATTTTCTTTTTTTATGGTGTTTTTTATTAAAAGAAAACCTATTATGAACCCTAAAAAGGGAGAACCTATAAGAAAAAGTTTAGGAGAAGGAATTTCTTTTGTTTTTAAAACAAAAGCTATTTTAGGTGCAATTACGTTAGATATGATTTCTGTTCTTTTTGGTGGAGCAATTGCTTTATTACCAATATTTGCACAAGATATTTTAGAAGTAGGTGCCAAAGGTTTTGGCGCTTTACGAGCAGCTCCAGCAATAGGAGCGTTCTTAACCATGTTAATTACTGCTTATATACCCATTAGTAAAAATGCTGGTATGAAGTTATTAAGTGCAATATTTGGTTTCGGACTTTGTATTATTGTTTTCGGATTATCAACGTCATTTTATATTTCTCTAGTAGCTTTATTTTTTAGTGGAGTTACTGACGGAATATCTATGGTTATTAGACAAACCATTTTACAGTTAAAAACACCTGATCATATGAGAGGTAGAGTATCTTCAGTAAATTCTATGTTTGTTGGATCATCAAATGAATTAGGAGCTTTAGAAAGTGGTTTAACGGCTAAATTAATGGGGACTGTAACTGCAGTTGTTTTTGGAGGAACAATGACATTAATTACCGTAGTTTCTACTGGTATTTTAAATCCAACACTTCGCAAATTAGATCTAACCAAAGATCTTGAAGAACATGAAAAAGATGAAAGTTAA